From the Elusimicrobia bacterium HGW-Elusimicrobia-1 genome, one window contains:
- a CDS encoding two-component system response regulator: MKILIVDDDAETREVLGMFLSGAGYKNIFYAEDAKSALKQFVLHLPDVVFLDVVLPDKNGIEVLKEIKSLDKAASFVIMTAYKDADRVIEAFREGALDCILKPFNFEYIKNNVLSRVVPRD, translated from the coding sequence ATGAAAATATTGATAGTCGACGACGACGCCGAAACACGTGAAGTGCTGGGGATGTTTCTTAGCGGGGCCGGCTACAAGAATATTTTTTACGCCGAAGACGCAAAAAGCGCGTTGAAGCAGTTCGTGCTGCACCTGCCGGACGTGGTTTTTTTGGACGTTGTGCTGCCCGATAAAAACGGGATAGAAGTTCTCAAAGAGATCAAATCTCTGGATAAAGCCGCCTCGTTCGTCATAATGACCGCGTATAAAGACGCCGACAGGGTCATAGAGGCCTTTCGCGAGGGCGCTCTCGACTGTATTTTGAAGCCGTTCAACTTTGAATATATAAAGAATAATGTTCTCTCGCGCGTAGTGCCGCGCGATTGA